A single window of Rubripirellula lacrimiformis DNA harbors:
- a CDS encoding tetratricopeptide repeat protein has product MLIATCSNHSGLSAAPPENVGLGDQTQPVATAQPHDIVRLIAAGELSSAAEMARQLDGSSDPTVDLTMVFARLGRAYQKQGDLKLATEFYGRSVFASRQPAAAAMDPEKKIFVQLAAASSMVQSQELPKAFEVLQPILGGSSGASAAQVHTAVDISIQIGNRALAANDAPMATRAYTLAASHADEGQRPTVLLGAAWATAVSQVSPIQAAKQLADFVSEYPQHADAPRASRACAECLRQAERPQDSAAMIADLLRRWPESPSALEVVQGYTHVAAAQVPSSVRDWLLQRSQAGQVSQWDEKMTSMAMIFAGEADQQPAWSHLARHLAAMDGSGKTIADLLAALDQDGSRDRAERLATSLISPEPDQVVSPGARESACRWAGRTERWSMLAMAAESEIDRMESPAPSRSVNVERLFAESLMQLGRVDEARRWWDHLVDVRKLTDFATLLRCAEAETSVGDDTNLAGQRISLARTAAGQNSFESMLVNLLAAELAIRRSRFDEARSLLESVVRATDTGVGLRGRAQWLIGETHYLQAQFTEAIEAYRQVEGMDPSGVWVSAALVQAGKSFEQLGRTREAAVCYGSLIGRFAETPHAQIARQRMAAIDPNLPSSNNSIRR; this is encoded by the coding sequence GTGCTGATCGCCACCTGTTCAAATCACAGCGGTTTGTCCGCCGCACCCCCCGAAAACGTCGGTTTGGGGGACCAAACCCAACCGGTCGCCACCGCCCAGCCCCACGACATTGTCCGGTTGATCGCTGCCGGTGAACTGTCGTCGGCGGCCGAAATGGCCCGCCAATTGGACGGATCGTCGGATCCAACCGTGGATTTGACCATGGTTTTCGCTCGTTTGGGGCGTGCCTACCAAAAACAAGGCGACCTTAAATTGGCGACCGAGTTCTACGGTCGATCGGTTTTCGCGTCGCGCCAGCCGGCTGCGGCCGCGATGGATCCCGAGAAAAAGATTTTTGTACAGTTAGCCGCCGCTTCGTCGATGGTTCAGTCACAGGAACTCCCCAAGGCGTTCGAGGTATTGCAGCCGATTCTGGGCGGTTCGTCCGGCGCCAGTGCGGCTCAGGTGCATACGGCCGTCGATATCAGCATCCAGATCGGCAATCGAGCTTTGGCGGCAAACGATGCTCCGATGGCAACGCGTGCGTACACCTTGGCGGCCAGCCATGCCGACGAAGGACAACGCCCCACCGTGCTGTTGGGGGCGGCTTGGGCGACCGCGGTTTCCCAGGTTTCGCCGATCCAGGCGGCCAAGCAACTCGCCGATTTTGTCAGTGAGTACCCGCAACACGCCGATGCACCGCGAGCCAGCAGGGCCTGTGCGGAATGTTTGCGTCAGGCCGAAAGGCCACAGGATTCCGCGGCGATGATCGCTGACTTGCTGCGTCGTTGGCCCGAATCACCCTCCGCGCTGGAGGTGGTCCAGGGATACACCCACGTGGCGGCAGCGCAGGTTCCGAGTTCGGTTCGCGACTGGTTGCTGCAGCGATCCCAAGCGGGGCAGGTCAGCCAGTGGGACGAAAAAATGACATCGATGGCCATGATTTTTGCCGGTGAAGCGGACCAGCAACCAGCCTGGAGCCACCTGGCGCGTCACTTAGCAGCGATGGACGGATCGGGCAAAACGATCGCTGATCTGCTGGCTGCGTTGGACCAGGACGGCAGCCGCGATCGAGCCGAACGACTAGCGACTTCGTTGATTTCGCCCGAGCCCGATCAAGTGGTATCCCCGGGGGCAAGAGAATCCGCCTGTCGATGGGCCGGACGAACCGAGCGTTGGTCGATGCTGGCCATGGCCGCGGAATCCGAAATCGACCGGATGGAATCCCCTGCCCCGTCCCGCAGCGTCAATGTCGAGCGACTGTTTGCCGAATCATTGATGCAGTTGGGCCGCGTCGACGAGGCCCGCAGGTGGTGGGACCACTTGGTGGATGTTCGAAAATTGACCGATTTTGCGACGCTGTTGCGATGCGCCGAAGCCGAAACTTCGGTGGGCGATGACACCAATCTGGCGGGGCAGCGAATTTCGTTAGCGCGAACCGCCGCCGGCCAGAACTCCTTTGAATCGATGTTGGTCAACCTATTGGCCGCCGAACTGGCTATCCGAAGGTCTCGTTTTGACGAAGCCAGGTCGTTGCTGGAAAGCGTCGTTCGGGCGACCGATACAGGCGTTGGATTGCGCGGGCGTGCCCAGTGGCTGATTGGCGAAACCCACTATCTGCAGGCACAGTTCACCGAAGCGATCGAAGCCTATCGACAGGTCGAAGGGATGGATCCATCGGGGGTCTGGGTATCGGCCGCCTTGGTCCAAGCCGGCAAGTCTTTCGAACAATTGGGGCGGACACGCGAGGCCGCGGTTTGTTACGGAAGTCTGATCGGACGATTCGCCGAGACTCCGCACGCGCAAATCGCCCGTCAACGAATGGCCGCGATCGATCCGAACCTTCCCTCATCCAACAATTCGATTCGAAGATGA
- a CDS encoding MotA/TolQ/ExbB proton channel family protein encodes MNDLNPSSARRRLMRAQPITARRHMAGLASRILPVFVLAIGSLWWMIAMQPALGQFPQAQNYGGTGFNQAPPFQNQMPAAGAAPTIPSAAMGQSEPMAAPQVDGEPAESKEWPAFFEKIRQGGWLMVPLGVCSLIVFALSIERMITLRRGRVIPRPFVRRFTECVEDGQLSYEEATEICEEFDCPVAEVFQAAVRRWGRPMFEVEQAVMDAGDRVADGLKRFLRVFHAISNVAPLLGLLGTVLGMIEAFDMMSSQESIGRPEMLASGISVALVTTAGGLAVAIPAYLAYMYFSSKSDRYLNEIDKLCQRVVDCISAEGLESSGGNSRGSGRKRRAA; translated from the coding sequence ATGAACGATCTGAATCCAAGTTCCGCTAGGCGCCGTCTGATGCGTGCCCAGCCCATCACCGCACGTCGTCACATGGCCGGACTGGCGTCACGTATCTTGCCGGTTTTTGTGCTAGCCATCGGTTCGTTGTGGTGGATGATCGCAATGCAACCGGCGCTAGGGCAGTTCCCCCAGGCCCAAAATTACGGTGGAACCGGGTTCAACCAAGCACCCCCATTCCAAAACCAGATGCCGGCCGCTGGCGCCGCGCCCACGATCCCGTCGGCTGCGATGGGACAATCCGAACCGATGGCCGCGCCGCAGGTTGATGGCGAGCCGGCCGAGTCGAAGGAATGGCCTGCGTTCTTTGAAAAAATTCGCCAGGGCGGATGGTTGATGGTTCCGCTTGGCGTGTGCTCGTTGATTGTCTTTGCGCTGTCGATCGAACGGATGATAACGCTTCGCCGTGGCCGAGTGATTCCGCGACCGTTCGTGCGCCGATTCACCGAATGCGTCGAAGATGGACAGCTCAGCTACGAAGAAGCGACGGAGATTTGCGAAGAATTCGACTGCCCCGTTGCCGAGGTTTTCCAGGCCGCCGTCCGCCGCTGGGGACGCCCGATGTTCGAAGTTGAACAGGCCGTGATGGACGCAGGTGACCGCGTCGCCGATGGACTGAAACGTTTTCTGCGAGTCTTCCACGCGATCAGCAACGTGGCACCACTATTGGGGCTGCTGGGCACCGTGTTGGGCATGATCGAAGCATTCGACATGATGAGCAGCCAGGAATCGATCGGCCGTCCGGAAATGTTGGCTTCCGGAATCAGCGTGGCGCTTGTGACCACCGCCGGCGGGCTGGCCGTCGCGATTCCAGCCTACTTGGCATACATGTATTTCAGCAGCAAATCGGACCGATACCTGAACGAAATCGACAAGCTTTGCCAGCGAGTGGTCGATTGCATTTCAGCCGAAGGACTCGAAAGCTCGGGCGGCAACAGCCGAGGCAGCGGCCGGAAACGGCGTGCGGCCTAA
- a CDS encoding ExbD/TolR family protein, giving the protein MSKRTNSEEATINLTPMIDVVFLLVIFFMVGSKFSEAESRIKVNVPSVGEMRSMTRVPDERVVAIGIDGSVTLDDAPMSLSQLTQTLRQEHSNYPGLKVAVRGEADGSQQQLVDVLQAVRISGVDQIGIATKRMQR; this is encoded by the coding sequence ATGTCGAAACGAACCAACAGCGAAGAAGCGACCATTAACCTGACGCCGATGATCGACGTCGTGTTCTTGTTGGTCATCTTTTTTATGGTCGGCAGCAAGTTCAGCGAAGCCGAAAGCCGGATCAAAGTCAACGTCCCCAGCGTCGGCGAGATGCGTTCGATGACGCGCGTCCCGGACGAACGAGTGGTGGCGATCGGTATCGACGGCAGCGTCACGCTAGACGATGCGCCGATGAGTCTAAGTCAGTTGACGCAAACGCTTCGTCAAGAACACAGCAATTATCCAGGTTTGAAGGTTGCCGTTCGTGGTGAAGCCGACGGGTCCCAGCAACAATTGGTCGATGTGCTGCAGGCCGTCCGCATCAGCGGCGTGGATCAAATTGGGATCGCGACCAAGAGGATGCAGCGTTGA
- a CDS encoding prenyltransferase/squalene oxidase repeat-containing protein — protein sequence MNDPVQLWADPRLVYTVAGAAAATLLFTIWLFGRRKRGGRPAGVICLMLSIGLHAALIFLVPMLPSFSGGSSTADPTTDQQAGIDSISFSTFDPDMIPQDASGEDADAMIAPLPVSNLTDLLTDPVAQSDPEPEPETADEPQDASAIDVAPESLVMAQPSPTSQPLSEIDTALGEFLDDAFAESEAVPDSPDVPTPESVAADASESASAAEPIAKAPVTRQVDAPSPVIVKATDPVQAAPVSTTTAPGAMVAGDVPDDFANRVGKAKEVAIQRTGGDANTEAAVEAALKFLAETQRPDGAWDPRASGAGKERAPLGMTRGNAGAKAETAITGLALLTLMGAGQTHQQGPYADNAYRGLAYLIQHQQPNGSLAGNASVYAATYSHGMAALAMCETAAITRDPSAIQSATRSINFTRSMQHPSTGGWRYTAGDPGDLSQLGWQAMVLDAGYRAGVPVDRQSVTGVQRFLRSVRAGSVGGLASYRAGEAPSRTMTAEALATRLLIGEKVPPAEIAEAQRYLMQQPPGVGQDNYYYWYYATLALHQLQDETWQQWNTALKNRLLATQRSDGSWPADTVWGGYGGTIYTTAMATLCLEVYYRHTIRSDSDRIANQINQPSMR from the coding sequence TTGAATGATCCCGTCCAACTGTGGGCCGATCCTAGGCTGGTCTATACGGTCGCGGGTGCCGCGGCTGCGACCTTGTTGTTCACGATCTGGTTGTTCGGCCGTCGCAAACGCGGTGGACGTCCGGCCGGTGTGATCTGTCTGATGCTATCGATCGGGTTGCATGCCGCACTGATTTTCTTGGTGCCCATGCTGCCTTCGTTCAGCGGTGGATCGTCAACGGCTGATCCGACGACCGATCAGCAGGCGGGCATTGATTCGATTTCGTTTTCGACATTCGATCCCGATATGATCCCGCAGGATGCGTCGGGCGAAGATGCCGATGCGATGATCGCGCCGCTGCCGGTTTCGAATCTGACGGACCTGCTTACCGATCCGGTTGCCCAATCGGATCCCGAGCCCGAACCGGAGACTGCAGACGAACCCCAGGATGCGTCGGCGATCGACGTGGCCCCTGAATCGTTGGTGATGGCCCAGCCGTCGCCGACCAGCCAACCGCTATCCGAAATCGACACCGCGTTGGGCGAATTTTTGGACGATGCATTTGCCGAATCCGAGGCTGTGCCCGATTCGCCTGATGTGCCGACGCCCGAATCGGTGGCCGCAGACGCCAGTGAATCAGCCAGTGCGGCGGAACCGATCGCCAAGGCCCCCGTCACGCGGCAGGTCGACGCGCCGTCGCCCGTGATTGTCAAAGCAACCGATCCCGTTCAGGCAGCACCCGTGTCTACGACGACCGCGCCTGGTGCGATGGTGGCAGGGGATGTCCCCGACGATTTCGCAAACCGCGTTGGGAAGGCCAAAGAGGTCGCGATCCAGCGGACCGGCGGAGACGCCAACACCGAGGCGGCCGTCGAAGCGGCGCTGAAATTTTTGGCCGAAACGCAACGTCCCGACGGCGCCTGGGATCCTCGCGCCTCGGGCGCCGGAAAGGAACGCGCCCCGCTGGGAATGACACGTGGAAACGCAGGCGCCAAAGCCGAAACCGCGATCACCGGTCTGGCTTTGCTGACCTTGATGGGGGCCGGTCAAACTCATCAACAAGGTCCTTATGCCGACAATGCCTATCGCGGGTTGGCGTACTTGATCCAGCATCAGCAGCCCAACGGATCGCTGGCCGGCAATGCGTCGGTCTATGCGGCCACCTATAGCCATGGGATGGCGGCGCTGGCGATGTGCGAAACCGCCGCGATCACTCGGGATCCGTCGGCGATCCAGTCAGCGACTCGGTCGATCAACTTCACCCGATCGATGCAGCACCCGTCGACCGGCGGATGGCGATACACCGCTGGCGATCCCGGCGACCTCAGCCAATTGGGGTGGCAGGCGATGGTGCTGGATGCGGGCTACCGCGCCGGCGTTCCGGTCGACCGCCAAAGTGTGACCGGAGTCCAACGGTTTTTGCGCAGCGTGCGGGCTGGTTCGGTCGGCGGTTTGGCAAGCTATCGGGCGGGCGAGGCACCCAGCCGGACCATGACCGCCGAAGCTTTGGCCACGCGATTGCTGATCGGCGAAAAGGTTCCGCCTGCCGAAATTGCCGAAGCCCAGCGATATCTGATGCAGCAGCCCCCCGGTGTCGGGCAAGACAACTATTATTACTGGTACTATGCAACGCTAGCGCTGCACCAGTTGCAGGATGAAACCTGGCAACAGTGGAACACGGCGCTGAAAAATCGACTCCTGGCCACCCAACGCAGCGACGGCAGTTGGCCTGCCGATACCGTTTGGGGCGGCTACGGAGGCACCATCTACACGACCGCCATGGCGACCCTGTGTCTGGAAGTCTATTACCGTCACACAATCCGAAGCGATTCCGACCGGATCGCCAACCAGATCAACCAGCCGTCGATGCGGTGA
- the queG gene encoding tRNA epoxyqueuosine(34) reductase QueG, which translates to MSGPLIPTDSSSTQASVDGLRDLIAAEGFTLCGIAPAVDSSGHSDLVRWIEAGYASEMQYFADRIDAYRHPAGVLGGAKSIIAMAMPYPARPAQPLPIGHGKVARYAWPGVDYHDVIHPKLKRLCRTIRETFTGAAARGVVDTAPLMEREIAQLAGLGWRGKNTLLLNSVQGSYFFLACVLVDIELPTDGPQATAHCGTCTACLDACPTDAFPSAGVLDASRCISYLTIEHRGPIDPLLRPAIGDWVFGCDVCQQVCPWNRRPARADPTPEVPMERIELSSLFGISEDDFRQRFRKTPMWRTRRRGLLRNAAIVLGNQGDARSIQALTIGLHDDEAIVRGAAAWAIGQIGGRQAIDELDQRLSIETDPDVITEIDAALS; encoded by the coding sequence GTGAGCGGTCCTTTGATTCCGACTGATTCGTCATCGACACAGGCGTCCGTGGATGGACTTCGCGACTTGATCGCTGCCGAAGGGTTCACGCTGTGTGGGATCGCTCCCGCGGTGGATTCGTCGGGGCACTCGGATTTGGTCCGCTGGATCGAAGCCGGGTACGCGTCCGAGATGCAGTACTTTGCTGATCGGATCGACGCCTATCGGCACCCCGCCGGCGTACTCGGCGGTGCCAAGTCGATCATTGCGATGGCGATGCCCTACCCTGCCCGCCCGGCTCAACCCCTGCCGATCGGTCACGGCAAGGTCGCTCGGTACGCATGGCCGGGCGTCGACTATCACGATGTCATCCACCCCAAATTGAAACGACTGTGTCGAACGATCCGTGAAACTTTCACCGGGGCAGCGGCCCGTGGCGTCGTCGACACGGCACCGTTGATGGAACGCGAGATCGCTCAGCTTGCTGGGTTGGGGTGGCGTGGAAAGAACACGTTGTTGCTGAATTCGGTCCAGGGCAGCTATTTCTTTTTGGCCTGCGTTTTGGTGGACATCGAATTGCCCACCGATGGGCCGCAGGCGACCGCGCATTGTGGCACCTGCACGGCTTGCTTGGATGCCTGTCCAACGGATGCGTTCCCGTCGGCCGGCGTGCTGGATGCCAGCCGCTGTATCAGCTATTTGACGATCGAACATCGTGGCCCGATTGACCCGCTGTTGCGACCGGCGATCGGGGATTGGGTTTTCGGTTGCGACGTCTGCCAACAGGTTTGTCCGTGGAACCGCCGACCCGCCCGCGCCGATCCGACGCCGGAGGTGCCGATGGAAAGAATCGAACTGTCCTCGCTCTTTGGAATCAGCGAAGATGATTTCCGCCAACGCTTTCGCAAGACGCCCATGTGGCGGACTCGGCGACGCGGACTGTTGCGAAACGCCGCGATCGTGCTGGGGAACCAGGGGGACGCCAGATCGATCCAAGCGTTGACGATTGGTTTGCATGACGACGAAGCGATCGTGCGCGGGGCCGCGGCCTGGGCGATCGGACAAATCGGCGGTAGGCAAGCGATCGACGAATTGGACCAGCGATTGTCGATCGAAACCGACCCCGACGTGATTACTGAAATTGATGCCGCACTGAGCTAA